A portion of the Tindallia magadiensis genome contains these proteins:
- the rpoN gene encoding RNA polymerase factor sigma-54, giving the protein MEMGFNLNLEQSQKLVMTPQLRQAIKILQFTSLELEEYIEQQIENNPIIEINEEDKKTKEELIEDKKIDWKEYAEDFDNYEYCKEAFHHNSDNDFNYENIIFRNPTLQEHLLFQFTLTYLEADLHLIGEYIIDSLDENGYLRVSLNEIAETLQQDYSTVESVLHIIQTFEPVGVAARTLTECLRIQCNSLGIKNENVYLMIESYLDEIACNKYPAIAKSLGISTQEVQDICDFLKTLEPKPGRKYARNDNRYVVPDIVIKKIGNEYYILPNDRNIPRLTIRKDYQQMLSKGEQNEEAVRFLNDKFNNAMWLIKSIEQRMQTIHKVVEQIVHKQRCFFEHGKKHLKPMTLKEIADEIGVHESTVSRATNGKYVETPAGTFELKYFFSSGVPNNGGEGIAAESIKNYIRDILDKEDPKKPYSDDRIASELEIKGIKISRRTVAKYREDMKIPSSSRRKRY; this is encoded by the coding sequence ATGGAAATGGGATTTAATCTAAATTTGGAGCAATCCCAAAAATTAGTTATGACGCCCCAATTGAGACAGGCGATTAAAATTTTGCAATTTACATCGTTGGAGCTAGAAGAGTATATAGAGCAACAAATTGAGAACAATCCTATTATTGAAATAAATGAAGAGGATAAAAAGACGAAAGAAGAACTTATTGAAGATAAGAAAATTGATTGGAAGGAATATGCTGAGGATTTCGATAACTATGAATATTGTAAGGAAGCTTTTCATCACAATAGTGATAATGACTTCAATTATGAAAACATTATTTTCAGAAATCCAACACTGCAAGAACATTTACTCTTTCAATTTACGCTCACCTATTTAGAAGCTGACTTGCACTTAATAGGAGAGTACATTATTGATAGTTTGGATGAAAATGGATATTTAAGAGTGTCTTTGAATGAAATCGCTGAAACCCTTCAACAGGATTACTCTACGGTTGAGAGTGTTCTCCATATTATTCAGACGTTTGAACCAGTAGGGGTTGCTGCAAGGACCTTAACAGAATGTCTGAGGATTCAGTGTAATTCTTTAGGCATTAAAAATGAAAACGTTTATCTAATGATCGAATCATATCTGGATGAAATTGCTTGTAATAAGTATCCAGCTATTGCAAAAAGCCTTGGGATATCGACACAAGAAGTGCAGGACATTTGTGACTTTCTAAAGACTTTAGAACCAAAACCAGGCAGAAAGTATGCAAGGAATGATAATCGTTATGTAGTACCTGATATTGTTATTAAAAAAATTGGAAATGAGTATTATATACTTCCTAACGATCGAAATATTCCAAGATTAACGATTCGGAAAGATTATCAGCAAATGCTTTCTAAAGGAGAACAGAATGAAGAGGCTGTTAGGTTTTTAAATGATAAATTTAACAATGCGATGTGGCTTATTAAAAGTATTGAGCAAAGAATGCAAACAATACACAAAGTTGTTGAACAAATTGTTCATAAACAGAGATGTTTCTTTGAACATGGAAAAAAGCATTTAAAGCCCATGACTTTAAAGGAGATCGCTGATGAAATTGGTGTCCATGAATCAACGGTGAGTCGTGCCACCAATGGAAAATATGTTGAAACGCCGGCAGGTACTTTTGAACTTAAATATTTTTTTTCTAGTGGAGTACCTAACAACGGAGGCGAAGGCATAGCTGCTGAAAGCATTAAAAATTATATTCGCGATATTCTTGATAAAGAAGATCCAAAGAAACCTTATAGTGATGATCGGATAGCCTCGGAACTTGAGATTAAAGGCATTAAAATTTCTAGGAGGACAGTGGCTAAATATCGTGAAGATATGAAGATTCCTTCATCATCCAGAAGGAAGCGATATTAA
- the grdD gene encoding glycine/sarcosine/betaine reductase complex component C subunit alpha has protein sequence MVNRQNTRNMMGHLFEEVAEILETGKKSNKMKIGLTTYGCEVGIKNWVRAAENATAQSDDFEVVLIGPKQKTTLLQFDAINEVQAHKKMDMMLDHGIIDACITTNYTYPIGVASVGKMTTLSQGKQLFMATTSGTSAINRGAAMTFNALYGIIVAKTMGVNNPKVGILNVEGARQVEKGLVELSRRGYPIDFANSLRSESGCIMRGNDIIAGTPDVLVQDSLTGNIAMKMCASFMSGGNMETIGAGYGPGIGEQYDKIAMVISKASGELVVENAIYFAAQLVRGKLISVAKHEFAKAKEAGLLEIITRMSKVNKLEKGNKSITVPLEEPVNQGIGGIDIMELEQAVQILWSSGIYAKSGMGCTGPILLVNEKNSEKATLVLEKSGFLIYKEGHC, from the coding sequence ATGGTCAATAGGCAGAATACTCGCAATATGATGGGTCATCTTTTTGAAGAAGTGGCTGAAATATTAGAGACTGGTAAAAAATCAAACAAAATGAAAATAGGCTTGACCACTTATGGATGTGAGGTGGGAATTAAGAACTGGGTTAGAGCTGCTGAAAACGCGACGGCACAGAGTGACGATTTTGAAGTTGTATTGATAGGTCCAAAACAGAAAACAACTTTGTTACAGTTTGATGCGATAAACGAAGTGCAGGCCCATAAAAAAATGGACATGATGTTAGATCATGGGATTATTGATGCATGTATTACGACAAATTACACCTATCCAATAGGTGTAGCTTCAGTAGGTAAAATGACAACCTTAAGTCAAGGCAAGCAGCTATTCATGGCAACTACATCTGGTACATCAGCTATTAACAGAGGAGCTGCAATGACGTTTAATGCCTTATATGGCATTATTGTAGCGAAAACAATGGGAGTTAATAATCCCAAAGTAGGGATTTTAAATGTAGAAGGTGCAAGACAAGTGGAGAAAGGACTGGTGGAGCTCTCGCGAAGAGGTTATCCCATCGATTTTGCAAATTCACTAAGAAGTGAATCAGGCTGCATTATGAGGGGAAATGATATTATTGCTGGAACACCTGATGTTTTAGTTCAAGATTCGCTTACAGGAAATATAGCGATGAAAATGTGCGCATCTTTTATGAGTGGTGGAAATATGGAGACGATCGGAGCAGGATATGGGCCTGGAATAGGGGAACAGTATGATAAAATTGCGATGGTTATTTCTAAAGCATCTGGAGAGTTAGTTGTTGAAAATGCAATATATTTTGCAGCACAATTAGTTCGTGGAAAATTGATTTCTGTTGCAAAGCATGAGTTTGCTAAAGCCAAAGAAGCAGGGTTACTGGAGATCATAACTCGTATGAGCAAAGTGAATAAGCTGGAAAAAGGTAACAAAAGTATTACTGTGCCTTTGGAAGAACCTGTGAATCAAGGGATTGGTGGCATTGACATCATGGAACTTGAACAGGCTGTGCAGATATTATGGAGTAGTGGTATCTATGCAAAAAGTGGGATGGGATGCACTGGACCTATTTTATTAGTAAATGAGAAGAATTCAGAAAAAGCAACACTAGTTCTGGAAAAGTCAGGATTTTTAATATATAAGGAAGGTCATTGCTGA
- the grdC gene encoding glycine/sarcosine/betaine reductase complex component C subunit beta: MKYAVIRGEGYTLAHVPDFIQSNSVFSSLEKKIDDKSETLKNLSKSLRSFEEAVQYLPHQVYIGEINPETLRHYDLPWYNKPVKNADRFGVHGEIMSQDEFIGVLKIADIFDLIKLEKEYVSHIKKQLTKHPLFNEMKLKRLKEGDSLENIQMHIEKMQAMPLEIGGEVVGCVKRAHEFDPNLTAEIFFENIITKASGMLTAWNLLDRNQIEASEIDYVIECSESAAGDVYQRGGGNFAKAIAEGIGAVNASGSDTRAFCAAPVHAIIEASALVQSGVYRNVLVVAGGASAKLAMNAREHLKNGMPVLEDVVAGFAVLIGENDGINPIIRSDLAGKHTVSTGSSPQAVITSLITTPLEKGGLKLKDIDRYAVEMQNPDITRPAGAGDVPEANYKMIASLGVKRGEIDPKEVLTFGEKFGFLGWAPTQGHIPSGIPYIGHARSAILNSEMTRVMIIGKGSLFLARLTNQFDGVSFVLEKNSGVLEDEEEKKLSEEDMRLIMAKMMRKFAEELLEETD, translated from the coding sequence GTGAAATATGCTGTTATTAGGGGCGAAGGTTATACGTTAGCGCATGTACCAGATTTTATTCAGAGCAATTCTGTGTTTTCTTCCCTTGAAAAAAAAATAGATGACAAGTCTGAAACTTTAAAGAACCTTTCGAAATCTTTGAGATCTTTCGAAGAAGCAGTCCAATATTTACCGCATCAAGTATACATTGGAGAAATTAATCCGGAGACGCTTAGACATTACGACCTTCCATGGTATAATAAGCCAGTAAAAAATGCGGATAGATTCGGTGTACATGGAGAAATTATGAGTCAGGATGAATTTATAGGTGTATTGAAAATAGCTGATATTTTTGATTTGATTAAGCTGGAAAAAGAATACGTTTCACATATTAAAAAGCAACTCACCAAGCATCCTTTATTTAATGAAATGAAACTCAAGAGACTAAAAGAGGGAGACTCTCTTGAAAATATACAAATGCACATAGAAAAAATGCAAGCAATGCCTCTTGAAATAGGGGGCGAAGTAGTGGGCTGTGTTAAGAGAGCGCATGAATTTGACCCAAATCTAACGGCAGAGATTTTTTTTGAAAATATTATAACTAAAGCTTCCGGCATGTTAACAGCATGGAATCTGTTAGACCGTAATCAGATAGAGGCTTCAGAAATTGATTATGTGATCGAATGTTCCGAAAGTGCAGCGGGGGACGTTTATCAAAGAGGAGGAGGAAACTTTGCTAAAGCGATAGCAGAAGGTATAGGTGCGGTAAATGCTTCCGGATCAGATACTCGTGCTTTTTGCGCAGCTCCTGTTCATGCAATTATTGAAGCTTCAGCCTTGGTGCAATCGGGAGTATATAGGAATGTATTGGTAGTAGCCGGAGGAGCATCCGCTAAATTAGCCATGAATGCTAGAGAACATTTAAAGAACGGTATGCCGGTGCTGGAAGATGTAGTAGCTGGATTTGCTGTGTTAATAGGTGAAAATGATGGAATAAACCCAATTATCAGATCTGACTTAGCGGGCAAGCATACGGTTTCGACTGGATCATCGCCACAGGCTGTTATAACATCGTTGATTACTACACCGTTAGAAAAAGGTGGATTGAAGCTTAAAGACATTGATCGATATGCTGTGGAAATGCAGAATCCTGATATTACTAGACCAGCTGGGGCCGGTGATGTGCCTGAAGCAAACTATAAAATGATTGCTTCACTAGGTGTGAAAAGAGGAGAAATTGATCCAAAAGAGGTTCTTACGTTTGGCGAAAAGTTTGGTTTCTTAGGCTGGGCTCCTACCCAAGGACATATTCCGTCTGGAATTCCATATATAGGCCATGCTCGCTCTGCTATATTGAATAGCGAGATGACACGCGTAATGATTATTGGAAAGGGGAGTCTTTTTCTTGCAAGGTTAACAAATCAATTTGACGGTGTGTCTTTTGTGTTAGAAAAAAATTCTGGAGTTTTGGAGGATGAGGAAGAAAAAAAGCTATCAGAAGAAGATATGCGATTAATAATGGCTAAAATGATGAGAAAGTTTGCGGAAGAGTTATTAGAAGAAACGGATTAG
- a CDS encoding tRNA (cytidine(34)-2'-O)-methyltransferase, with the protein MSLNIILHEPEIPQNTGNIARTCVITGASLHIIKPTGFSLDSRYVKRAGLDYWDLLDLTIYNDFEDFLKRTEAKKIYCASTKAKEIYSDHQYSDPTFIMFGKETAGLPQNILDQYASSLIRVPMIKNDSARSLNLSNTVAIVAYEVMRQWNFVGLY; encoded by the coding sequence ATGTCACTTAATATTATTTTACATGAACCTGAAATACCTCAAAATACCGGGAATATCGCCAGAACTTGTGTCATAACTGGTGCAAGCCTTCACATTATTAAACCAACAGGTTTTTCTTTAGATAGTCGATATGTAAAACGTGCGGGTTTAGATTATTGGGATTTATTGGATTTAACAATTTATAATGATTTTGAAGACTTTCTTAAGCGTACAGAAGCAAAAAAAATATATTGTGCATCCACAAAAGCTAAAGAAATCTATAGTGACCACCAATACTCTGATCCAACCTTTATAATGTTTGGGAAAGAAACGGCTGGACTGCCTCAAAATATTCTTGATCAATATGCAAGCTCGTTAATAAGAGTACCGATGATTAAAAATGATAGCGCCAGATCATTAAACCTTTCTAATACAGTAGCTATTGTGGCTTATGAAGTGATGCGCCAATGGAACTTTGTAGGACTGTATTGA
- a CDS encoding MBL fold metallo-hydrolase: MKPSTCTITHLYHSSFYIQTAHHLFVFDYVLPSNDSDSYLDLTSKNIRQLASDRNVFVFVSHHHSDHFSPVIFEWKNKINNIHYVLSSDIDQTFDDPNIHSMNPGEQLKINDVLIKTFDSTDAGVSFYIEADQLSFFHSGDLNWWHWDDFSIEKQEEEALEYKNVIEKIKKEHINIAFVPVDPRLGKAFFWAGKYFFEEVKPDLLIPMHFNDNFSITKSFSDVMGLPPKTIASIGGRGECIFFDKDQK, from the coding sequence ATGAAACCATCAACATGTACTATTACGCATCTTTATCATAGTTCCTTTTATATCCAAACCGCGCACCACTTATTTGTATTTGATTATGTTCTTCCTTCAAATGATAGTGACAGCTATTTAGACCTTACCAGCAAAAATATTCGTCAATTAGCTTCGGATCGTAATGTTTTTGTTTTTGTTTCTCACCATCATTCCGACCATTTTTCTCCAGTTATTTTCGAGTGGAAAAATAAAATCAACAATATACATTATGTGCTCAGCAGTGATATAGACCAAACCTTTGACGATCCAAACATTCATTCCATGAATCCCGGAGAACAACTCAAGATAAACGATGTGCTTATAAAAACATTTGACTCTACTGATGCTGGGGTTTCTTTCTATATTGAAGCTGACCAGCTTTCCTTCTTTCATTCTGGAGACTTAAACTGGTGGCATTGGGATGATTTTTCTATAGAAAAACAAGAAGAGGAAGCATTAGAATATAAGAACGTCATTGAAAAAATTAAGAAAGAGCATATTAACATAGCTTTCGTACCAGTAGACCCTAGACTTGGGAAAGCATTTTTCTGGGCTGGTAAATATTTTTTCGAAGAAGTTAAACCCGACCTATTGATTCCCATGCACTTTAACGACAATTTTTCAATAACTAAATCCTTTTCAGATGTAATGGGATTACCTCCCAAAACGATTGCATCTATTGGCGGTAGAGGCGAATGCATATTCTTTGATAAAGATCAGAAATAA
- a CDS encoding DegV family protein, with amino-acid sequence MAKVHIVTDSTSDLPQHILIERSIQVVPLYVNFNDEIFKDDIDINPSLLYKKVQESGIYPKTSSPSPKDFIDFFKPIVDKGDQVLYIGLSSQLSSTIQNARIAASEFPDHTVLVVDSLNLSAGIGMLVLEASDLALQGKSLEEISKVLHAKVPKVKTFFAVDTLQYLHKGGRCSSLQNLIGTMFRVRPILHVVNGKIIVQKKVRGKREKQIDEMLQFPKSESNSISIKRIIVNHSFCPDDAELLRKELDKSFSPEEIVITEAGCVISSHCGPNTFSIVYCLE; translated from the coding sequence ATGGCAAAAGTTCATATCGTAACAGACAGCACCAGTGATTTGCCACAACATATCTTGATCGAGCGAAGTATACAAGTTGTTCCTTTATATGTCAACTTTAATGATGAGATTTTCAAGGACGATATTGATATCAATCCATCACTTCTTTACAAGAAAGTTCAAGAATCAGGAATATACCCTAAAACATCCAGTCCTTCCCCTAAAGACTTTATTGATTTTTTCAAACCTATCGTCGATAAGGGAGATCAGGTCTTGTATATCGGCTTGTCTTCTCAGCTTTCTTCAACTATCCAGAATGCTCGAATTGCTGCATCTGAATTTCCAGACCATACCGTTTTGGTTGTAGATTCTCTTAATCTATCAGCTGGTATTGGCATGCTTGTTTTAGAGGCATCTGACCTGGCTTTACAAGGCAAAAGTTTAGAGGAAATCTCAAAGGTGCTTCATGCTAAGGTTCCTAAGGTTAAAACATTTTTTGCGGTAGATACATTGCAATACCTTCATAAAGGTGGTCGTTGTTCTTCTTTACAAAATCTTATCGGAACAATGTTTCGTGTGCGTCCCATCCTTCATGTTGTAAATGGCAAAATAATCGTTCAAAAGAAAGTGCGTGGCAAACGTGAAAAACAGATTGATGAAATGCTTCAATTTCCAAAATCTGAATCAAACTCTATTTCTATAAAAAGAATTATTGTGAATCACTCCTTTTGTCCCGACGATGCAGAACTCCTAAGAAAAGAGTTGGACAAATCATTTAGTCCAGAAGAAATCGTTATTACAGAAGCAGGGTGTGTTATTTCTAGTCATTGTGGCCCAAATACTTTT